In a single window of the Melanotaenia boesemani isolate fMelBoe1 chromosome 22, fMelBoe1.pri, whole genome shotgun sequence genome:
- the myct1a gene encoding myc target protein 1 homolog, which yields MAENNTSLFLEMLESFDAAPLVIAFCVSMAVGLLLGALVYVIMTWMSRRKTGSASITRRQPRQSRSRPGFNRNSSYDRRSNNSLISAAFSFHRQNSSPDHLDPMGHKSSFRASTFHPLIHCSQIAREAEEGSQSTLPRTPTLTMSDGSAPTSAQPAVTPPRPESFWGNNGLRVLNVTQTPPPAYESIIRAYQETCT from the exons ATGGCTGAGAACAACACTAGTCTCTTTTTGGAAATGCTGGAGTCTTTCGATGCCG CCCCTCTGGTCATAGCTTTCTGTGTGTCCATGGCTGTGGGCCTGCTCTTGGGTGCCCTGGTTTACGTGATCATGACATGGATGTCTCGACGCAAAACAGGCTCTGCCAGCATCACTCGTCGCCAACCACGCCAATCCCGTAGCCGCCCAGGCTTTAATCGCAACAGCAGCTATGATCGTCGGAGCAACAACAGTTTAATAAGCGCTGCTTTCAGCTTTCACCGGCAGAATTCCTCACCAGATCACCTCGACCCAATGGGACACAAATCCAGCTTCAGGGCCTCCACTTTCCATCCTCTCATCCACTGCAGCCAGATTGCAagggaggcagaggaggggAGTCAGTCCACGCTCCCTCGCACACCAACGCTGACCATGTCAGATGGGTCAGCTCCAACTTCAGCCCAGCCAGCTGTTACACCACCAAGACCCGAGTCATTTTGGGGGAACAACGGTCTGAGGGTTCTTAATGTTACACAGACCCCACCTCCAGCTTATGAAAGCATCATTAGAGCTTATCAAGAAACATGCACCTGA
- the serac1 gene encoding protein SERAC1 isoform X2, whose protein sequence is MSVAALRLIRCRRLSTAGPPGVNKVLQWTYLRKVAKVTGAVVFGGSLFITYEVVALDKAVSIDTSAILQEKYKSYIYLRATPSAEKENLTAGLTHKARRELHKAARRFLGASSRLLLHSLDEHLSNVDADPHEVALWVLLKKTQSAHKAMRLQAVQELADNHHWHDYQYHTAAQVIDQRTAVGLARTPQVDLRFFRHPPAMPDLEDGLSAEDGLRQLLASLPQSEVDKCVQYFTSLALRESTQSMAAQRGGLWCFGGNGLPYAQSLTSVPLEKVESFCLQALVQHSKVQSHCDHIVANGGLQLLQRVYQLRRDSLKIQRNIIRIIGNLALNEGIHQAIVQSGWLSVLAEMMQSPHVMQASHAARALANLDRETVTEKYQDGVYILHPQTRSNQPIKADVLFIHGILGAAFKTWRQKDRNTLEEEREAENDDDYTECWPKSWLAADCPNLRILSVEYDSHLSDWMAKCPAENQRKSLAYRSQKLLKKLKLAGVGERPVVWVAHSLGGLLVKKMLLDASEDPDMQRSPRTL, encoded by the exons ATGTCTGTTGCTGCTCTTCGTTTGATCCGCTGTCGGAGATTGAGCACAGCTGGGCCGCCTGGTGTGAACAAGGTGCTCCAGTGGACATATTTAA GAAAAGTTGCTAAAGTAACTGGTGCAGTTGTCTTTGG GGGCAGTCTTTTTATTACTTATGAAGTAGTGGCCTTGGATAAGGCTGTGTCCATTGATACTAGTGCAATCCTACAGGAGAAATATAAGTCTTATATCTATCTGAGAGCCACTCCATCTGCTGAAAAGGAGAATCTAACTGCAG GACTCACACACAAAGCAAGGAGGGAACTTCATAAAGCAGCAAGGCGGTTTCTGGGAGCATCTTCCAGACTCTTACTGCATTCACTAGATG AGCACTTGAGCAATGTGGATGCAGACCCACACGAGGTTGCATTATGGGTGCTGCTGAAGAAGACACAATCAGCTCATAAGGCCATGAGATTGCAGGCTGTCCAGGAACTTGCAGACAATCACCACTGGCAtg ATTATCAGTACCACACTGCAGCTCAGGTTATCGACCAGCGGACTGCGGTGGGCCTGGCCCGGACTCCTCAGGTAGACCTGCGGTTCTTCAGACACCCGCCTGCGATGCCTGACTTGGAAGAT GGTTTGTCAGCAGAGGATGGTTTACGGCAGCTTTTGGCATCTCTGCCTCAGTCAGAAGTGGACAAATGTGTTCAGTACTTCACCTCACTGGCACTCAGAGAGAGCACGCAATCCATGGCAGCACAAAGG GGTGGTCTGTGGTGTTTTGGTGGCAATGGGCTGCCTTATGCCCAAAGTCTCACTTCTGTTCCTTTAGAGAAGGTGGAGTCCTTCTGTCTGCAAGCACTGGTTCAGCACTCAAAG GTACAGAGCCACTGTGACCACATAGTTGCAAATGGAGGtctgcagctccttcagagGGTATATCAGCTCCGTAGAGACTCCTTAAAGATTCAGAGGAACATCATTCGTATTATAGGAAACCTGGCACTTAATGAAGGCATCCATCAGGCCATAGTGCAGTCTG GCTGGCTGTCTGTCCTGGCAGAGATGATGCAGTCTCCTCATGTCATGCAGGCGTCTCATGCAGCTCGCGCTCTGGCCAACCTGGACAGGGAGACAGTGACAGAGAAATACCAAGATGGCGTCTACATCCTCCACCCACAAACACGTAGCAA CCAACCAATCAAAGCAGATGTGCTGTTCATCCATGGGATTCTAGGGGCAGCTTTTAAGACTTGGAGGCAGAAAGATCGCAATACattagaggaagagagagaagctGAAAATGACGATGACTATACAGAGTGCTGGCCAAAG TCGTGGTTGGCAGCTGACTGTCCAAATCTGAGAATACTATCGGTGGAGTATGACAGTCATCTTAGTGACTGGATGGCCAAGTGTCCCGCAGAGAATCAGAG gaagtcatTGGCTTACAGAAGTCAAAAGCTTTTAAAGAAGTTAAAGCTGGCAGGAGTTGGAGAACGACCTGTAGTCTGGGTAGCCCACAGTCTTGGAG GATTGCTTGTGAAGAAAATGCTGTTGGATGCATCTGAAGACCCCGATATGCAGAG AAGTCCGAGAACTTTGTAA
- the serac1 gene encoding protein SERAC1 isoform X1, producing the protein MSVAALRLIRCRRLSTAGPPGVNKVLQWTYLRKVAKVTGAVVFGGSLFITYEVVALDKAVSIDTSAILQEKYKSYIYLRATPSAEKENLTAGLTHKARRELHKAARRFLGASSRLLLHSLDEHLSNVDADPHEVALWVLLKKTQSAHKAMRLQAVQELADNHHWHDYQYHTAAQVIDQRTAVGLARTPQVDLRFFRHPPAMPDLEDGLSAEDGLRQLLASLPQSEVDKCVQYFTSLALRESTQSMAAQRGGLWCFGGNGLPYAQSLTSVPLEKVESFCLQALVQHSKVQSHCDHIVANGGLQLLQRVYQLRRDSLKIQRNIIRIIGNLALNEGIHQAIVQSGWLSVLAEMMQSPHVMQASHAARALANLDRETVTEKYQDGVYILHPQTRSNQPIKADVLFIHGILGAAFKTWRQKDRNTLEEEREAENDDDYTECWPKSWLAADCPNLRILSVEYDSHLSDWMAKCPAENQRKSLAYRSQKLLKKLKLAGVGERPVVWVAHSLGGLLVKKMLLDASEDPDMQRLLKNTKGIMFYSVPHHGTFMAEYSVNVRYLLFPSIEVRELCKDSPALRNLNESFLNIAKENEFKVLSFAETLPTNIGPMIKILVVPTQSADLGIGELIEVDVDHLNICKPEKKDSFLYNRSLQFIQEALQTYISQ; encoded by the exons ATGTCTGTTGCTGCTCTTCGTTTGATCCGCTGTCGGAGATTGAGCACAGCTGGGCCGCCTGGTGTGAACAAGGTGCTCCAGTGGACATATTTAA GAAAAGTTGCTAAAGTAACTGGTGCAGTTGTCTTTGG GGGCAGTCTTTTTATTACTTATGAAGTAGTGGCCTTGGATAAGGCTGTGTCCATTGATACTAGTGCAATCCTACAGGAGAAATATAAGTCTTATATCTATCTGAGAGCCACTCCATCTGCTGAAAAGGAGAATCTAACTGCAG GACTCACACACAAAGCAAGGAGGGAACTTCATAAAGCAGCAAGGCGGTTTCTGGGAGCATCTTCCAGACTCTTACTGCATTCACTAGATG AGCACTTGAGCAATGTGGATGCAGACCCACACGAGGTTGCATTATGGGTGCTGCTGAAGAAGACACAATCAGCTCATAAGGCCATGAGATTGCAGGCTGTCCAGGAACTTGCAGACAATCACCACTGGCAtg ATTATCAGTACCACACTGCAGCTCAGGTTATCGACCAGCGGACTGCGGTGGGCCTGGCCCGGACTCCTCAGGTAGACCTGCGGTTCTTCAGACACCCGCCTGCGATGCCTGACTTGGAAGAT GGTTTGTCAGCAGAGGATGGTTTACGGCAGCTTTTGGCATCTCTGCCTCAGTCAGAAGTGGACAAATGTGTTCAGTACTTCACCTCACTGGCACTCAGAGAGAGCACGCAATCCATGGCAGCACAAAGG GGTGGTCTGTGGTGTTTTGGTGGCAATGGGCTGCCTTATGCCCAAAGTCTCACTTCTGTTCCTTTAGAGAAGGTGGAGTCCTTCTGTCTGCAAGCACTGGTTCAGCACTCAAAG GTACAGAGCCACTGTGACCACATAGTTGCAAATGGAGGtctgcagctccttcagagGGTATATCAGCTCCGTAGAGACTCCTTAAAGATTCAGAGGAACATCATTCGTATTATAGGAAACCTGGCACTTAATGAAGGCATCCATCAGGCCATAGTGCAGTCTG GCTGGCTGTCTGTCCTGGCAGAGATGATGCAGTCTCCTCATGTCATGCAGGCGTCTCATGCAGCTCGCGCTCTGGCCAACCTGGACAGGGAGACAGTGACAGAGAAATACCAAGATGGCGTCTACATCCTCCACCCACAAACACGTAGCAA CCAACCAATCAAAGCAGATGTGCTGTTCATCCATGGGATTCTAGGGGCAGCTTTTAAGACTTGGAGGCAGAAAGATCGCAATACattagaggaagagagagaagctGAAAATGACGATGACTATACAGAGTGCTGGCCAAAG TCGTGGTTGGCAGCTGACTGTCCAAATCTGAGAATACTATCGGTGGAGTATGACAGTCATCTTAGTGACTGGATGGCCAAGTGTCCCGCAGAGAATCAGAG gaagtcatTGGCTTACAGAAGTCAAAAGCTTTTAAAGAAGTTAAAGCTGGCAGGAGTTGGAGAACGACCTGTAGTCTGGGTAGCCCACAGTCTTGGAG GATTGCTTGTGAAGAAAATGCTGTTGGATGCATCTGAAGACCCCGATATGCAGAGGTTATTAAAGAATACTAAGGGCATTATGTTCTATAGTGTTCCTCACCATGGCACCTTCATGGCAGAGTACTCGGTCAACGTTCGATATCTCCTCTTTCCCTCTATAGAAGTCCGAGAACTTTGTAAAG ACTCACCAGCTCTGCGCAACCTGAACGAGAGCTTTCTCAACATTGCCAAAGAAAATGAATTCAAGGTGCTAAGCTTTGCAGAGACGCTGCCTACAAACATTGGTCCAATGATCAAGATACTTGTGGTACCAACTCAGTCAGCGG ACCTTGGCATTGGTGAGCTCATTGAAGTGGATGTAGATCATCTCAACATCTGCAAGCCAGAGAAGAAGGATTCGTTTCTGTACAACCGCAGCCTCCAATTTATCCAGGAAGCACTGCAAACCTACATCAGCCAATGA